The Aliivibrio salmonicida LFI1238 genome contains the following window.
CAGCGAGTGCACGTACTGCGGGCTTTAATAGTGTCGATTTAACACAGTTCACTCAACCTGCGTTATTTATTATGATTATATTAATGCTCATTGGTGCTGGGTCTACATCGACAGGGGGGGGCTTAAAAGTATCAACAGTGACAGTAGCGGCAGTGGCAACATGGACTTTTTTACGTCAGAAGAAAAACGTTGTGATGTTTAAAAGAACGATAGGCTGGCCAATAGTAACTAAATCGTTAGCTATTATTGTCGTGAGTGGATTGTTGCTTTCTATTGCTATGTTTTCGTTAATGCTGACAGAAAATGCTGGTTTTGACAAAGTCATGTTTGAGGTTATCTCAGCGTTTGCAACGGTAGGCTTAACGGCGGGTTTAACGGCGGAGTTATCTGAACCGGGTAAATTTATTATGGTTATTGTTATGATTATTGGTCGAATTGGGCCATTAACATTAGCGTATATGTTAGCTAGACCTGAATCTTCGTGCGTGAAATACCCAGAAGAAAATGTATTAACAGGGTAGATAATTCGGATTAATACCACATTAAAAAGGGCATTGCACAAAACGTGTAATGCCCTTTTTTGTTAGTGACTAATTTCTTCAATAGAAAGTATTAATTAGCCGGTAATTGTTCAATTTTTAGAGTCTGAGTCGGGAAGGCAATCTCTGCACCGTGTTGGGCAATAATGTCCCCAATTTTGATTAATACATCTTGTTTAACATGGTGGTATTCAATCCAATTGACCGTTTTTGTAAAAGTGTAGACCAATAGATCTAATGAAGAAGGGCCAAAACCATTGAAGTTAACAATTAAGGTCTGATTCGAATCGATGCCTTCATGATTAACAAGCATTGCTTTTACTTCGATTACAATTTGCTCAATATTGCTAATGTCATCGTAGCGAATACCAATGTCTTCTTTAATTCTTCGATTTAGCATACGAGATGGGTTTTCAACCACAATGCTACTAAATACGGAGTTGGGCACATAAAGAGGGCGTTTATCAAAAGTACGTATTACCGTCATACGCCAACCGATGGTTTCAACCGTTCCTTCAATCGAGCGGTCAGGAGAGCGGATCCAATCTCCGACTTTGAAAGGGCGATCAAAATAGATCATCATTCCACCAAAAAAGTTGGACAAGAGATCTTTAGCCGCTAAACCGACCACTAAGCCACCGACGCCACCAAAGGTTAATAAACCGGATAAACTGAGTCCAATCCCCTGCATTAATGATAATAAACCAAGAGAAATAAAGATTAAGCGGACGACTTTCCCAAGGGCTAAAACGGTTGTAATGTCATGTTTTTGATTGGTAAGAACTTGTTTTTCAATTAACGTTGTTAACCGTAACGCGGTCCAAATAAAACCCCAAACCAGAATGAATACTTGAAGGGTGGGGATCCAATCGGGTACTAACTTTAAATGCCCTGACAGCATTATTTTAAACGAGGCAGTTGCTGGCCAGACCCAAATAATCAGACTGACTGGGGAGGAGAGCGCTGTAATTACCGCGTCATCCCAAGGTAATGAGGTTTTTTTTGTAATATGTTGAAGACGGTTGACTACAATGCGCCATACGACCCATAAAAATGCACTAAACAGAGTAATGACGAGTACGTTCTGTACCCAATCATTCTCTTGAAAATTCAGAAGTGCATTCCACCAATTTAAGAAAGGAGTCATGTATTTACTACTCAATAATTAAAAAAGGTAGTTTAGCACTTCACTTGCCCAAAAATAGTATACAAATGATAATATTACCGCAAAAATTAACCATGCTATTAAGGTATGTTTCATTTTGGGGGCATTTCCGGTCAAATCCGCAGACCCAGTAAACATAGGTAAAATTAGATTAATGCCTTTAATACGATAAAATAATACAGCGGCAATGTGCAACCCAATAAAACCAAGTAAAACATCAAAGCTTTGGTGGTGAATCGTAGTTAGAAAACTACTTGTATCATAGCTCACTAAAGAGGCTAGAGGTCCTTCAGAGAGAATGTCATCATTGCTAAATAATCCAGTCACTAATTGTAATGTAAGTAAGAAAAATAGACCTAATACCATATAGCCACCAGCAGGGTTGTGGCCTATCGCATGTGATGCTTTTCTTGCTTTTAGATAAGTAATCGCTTTCTTGGGCGAGGTGATAAAATGAGTGAACTTTGCCGTATCACTGCCAATAATTCCCCAAACAATACGAGTGAGTAAAAACACCATTAAAAGATAGGCGAGCGCAAAATGCCACTCCATTAATCCTTCGTCCGCTGTATACCAAAGAGAGCCAAGTAAAACTACTTGGCTCCAATGATAAACTCGGATAAAACTATCCCAGATTTTCATGAATTCCCTTTAATTACTTTGCTTTATAATCGGTGTGGCAAGCCTTACAGTTTTTTACTGTTTTGCCAAACGCTTTGCGTATTGCGTCTTTATCACCTTTATCGGAGATACTTGCTAAAGCGGCGGCATCTTCTTGAAATTGAGCTAAACGCGATTCAAAATCAGGAAAGTTTGTCCATACTTTAGGTAATGCGTTTGTTTTTCCTTTATCAGATCCTTCTACATAAAAAGCATCTAATGGCATTAACGTTAACTGTGATAATTGATTTGCGCGTTTTGAAAAGATCGCGTCACTCCAATCTGTCTTTCCTTTGATCATCTCACCCATTTCACTGACATTACCTGCAATCATAGTGAATGCGGCTTGACGGTAAGCAATGGCTTTATCGGCTTCATTAAAGGTATGTGCTAAGACAGAGGTTGAAGCGAACAGGGTTGAGGCAATAATTAGTGTTTTTATTGAGTTATTTTTTGTGAACATAAGGCTTCCTTGGCTTGTCATTATTATTAAGCTTTAATTATATGAAATTAAAATTAAAAGAAATAGATTTAAACCACATTATTTACATTGTCTTTACATTCGGCTTGTTCATATGCTTTTAATTCAACACCTAATTTGATTGCTGCATCTAATTCTCATTTGCGTATAATGTTAAGGTATTTTCCAATTAGGCTAGTCAGTTTTATGCGCATTTTAAATATTACAACGCATCCCGATCTAGAACATCTAGACAATCAGAAAATTCTTCAACGTAATGCAACCAGAGCAATTATTTTAAAAGGAGAAGAGATTCTTCTACTGTATACAGAGCGTTATCATGATTATTCTTTACCAGGTGGTGGTATTGATGAAGGTGAAGACGTAATTGCAGGGTTAGTACGTGAAATTGAAGAAGAAACAGGGGCTAAAAATATTTCAAACATTGTGCCTTTTGGTATATATGAAGAATTCCGACCTTGGTATAAACATGAATGTAATGTATTGCATATGATTTCTTATTGTTATACCTGTAATGCAGATAGGACTCTTGGCGAAACAAGCTATGAGAGTTATGAAATCAGAAATGGAATGCGTCCTGTTTGGATTAATATTCATGAAGCCATTGCGCATAATGAACATATTCTAATAAACAGTGATAAAAAAGGCATGAGCATTGAGCGTGAGACGTTCTTACTTCATTTAATTGTAAAAGAGTGCCTATAAATGTTCACAAAAGAACAAATCGTTAAATTAACTCAAATGAAGATGCCTTTTGGTAAATATGGCGGCAGAGTGCTGATTGATTTACCAGAAGAGTATTTATTGTGGTTTGAGCGTAAAAATGGCTTTCCAAAAGGAGAATTAGGGGAGCTAATGGCCTTATGTTTAGCGATGAAAATTGAAGGGCTCGATGAAGTGATTCGACCGCTAAAATATCGTAGTTAACACTTTAATAAACGAATGCTAGGTAAATTGATGAGTCAGTTACCTAGCATTGTGTCACCGTATATCGCTTTTTATTTAAATTGAGATTCACCCGCTTTCGCGTTGTTAAAATCGTGAGCTAATCGGTCAGATGCTTCATTCTTTAAATAACCTGAATTCTGGATAAAACATGCTTTAAGCGAGGATTAGTTCAAATTCACATTCTGATAGCTTAATTCGTGGCTTTTGTTTTTTTAAACAATAAGCCACAACGCCTGAAATTACATTTAGCATGAAACCAGTCACGCTACGATGACGGCTATGTTCAATTTGAGAGATATTCTTCAATTGGTCATTTATCGTTTCGATAATGTATCTCTTTGATAACATAGCCTTATCAAAAGCACTTATCTCTTTTGCTTTCATGTTTTTTCGCGAGGTAGTCACTAAATCGACATCAGAGTTCTTTAAGCTCTCACTCAACTTTTTACCTATGTACCCTTTATCAGCGTACAATTTCCCCGAGAGTTCTTTGCATAAATCAGGTACAGGAGTCCTATCATTTACATTGCCAGCTGTGATTTTCAGCGAAATAATTTCTCCAAGATGGTTAATCAATAAATGAAGTTTGAAGCCGAAAAACCATCCCATGGTACCTTTTCCTCTTTTCGCAACACCATCAAAGACTTTATGGCGAGGAATTCGAATGTTATGGCATACTTTAAGACTCGTGGAGTCAACAAAAGCAATGCCAGTCGGCTTACCTTTGATAGATTGAAAATAGGCACACATTGGGGCGATTAGGCTAGGCATTTTGCTCACAAATCGAGTGTAGCTAAGTAAATTTGGAAAGTATCCTTTCCAATATTGATGAACTAACCCGATATAGAAGTTCTTGAAATCTCTATGATTTGATTGATGAAAAGCGATGACAATAGTCATACATTCACTAGTAGACATTACTGACTGACGTTTTCTTTTTCTCTCACTAGCCTCAACAAGGTATTTTTCCCATTGAGATAAGAATTGATAACAAAAATCATCGACATCACAAAATATATCAACTAATTTATTCATCTTGCCCACCTTTTAAAATACGTTCAAATAATTCTTGGTCGAAAGATCTGATCGTTAGGTGGGCAATTAGTTCAGCCTTATCCAGAATTCAGGTTAAATAGTTAAAAGCAGAACAAAAACTGTTCGTTTCGCTATAAATTTCACGAGAACGATCAATATGCCTTTCTGCAGTACGACGCACTTGAGCGGTATTTGTCGGGTTGCTGTATTGCACTTGTTGATCAAAGACTTCTTTAATGTACTTCTCTTTACAAATGTCTTCATTATCCGGTGTTGCTGTTATATCGGCAAAAGAGGCGGTAGAGATAAGTGCCAAGAATAAGGCGTAAAAACGGCTCTTCTTCATCATGTTATAAACCTTATTGTAATTAACGATTCGATTCTACGTTTACAGTATAGGGAGTGCAATATTTAGGCCGAAATAATTACTTACTTTTTAAAAGGAATTGAGGTTAAACACCTTTTTATTTGAAACTTGAGATCGCTCGCTATGTTGTGATTGCATTCGTCTTCTTCGCTATCTAGTATGAAGGAAGATATTTAATGGAAGAATCATAATGAAAAAAGTAGTAATGGCACCGGAAGGTCCTGAATTTTCAGAGCTTGTACAAGGATATTGGCGTCTTTCTGATTGGAATATGACAGCTCAAGAGCGCTTAACGTTTTTAAAGCAACATATTGAACTTGGTATAACAACGGTCGATCACGCGGACATTTACGGCGGTTATCAATGTGAAGCTTTATTTGGTGAAGCGTTAGCGATTGATCCTTCGGTTCGTGACAAGATTGAAATCATAACGAAATGCGATATCAATTTATGTACGGCTGATTTGCCAAATCGTAAAATCAATCATTACGACACATCGAAAGAACACATACTCAATTCTGTTAATAACTCACTGTCTCGATTAAATATTAATGAAATTGATGTTCTTCTTATTCATCGCCTTGATATATTAATGAATGCAGATGAAGTCGCAGATACATTCAATCAATTACAAAAAGAAGGGAAAGTAAAACACGTTGGTGTTTCTAACTTTACGCCTTCTCATTTTGATTTATTGCAGTCGCGTTTAGATAAACCATTAGTAACGAATCAAGTGGAAATCAATCCATTAAACTTTGATGTTGCTCATGATGGAACGTTAGACCATTTACAAATGAATCGTATTAAGCCAATGGCATGGTCTTGTCTTGCGGGCGGCGATATTTTCTCTGGTACGTCAGAGCAAGCGATTCGAGTTCGTCATGTATTAGAAGAGATTAAAGAAGAGATTGGTGCCGATAGTATTGATCAAGTGATCTATGCGTGGGTTGCTAAACTGCCATCAAACCCTGTGCCAATTATTGGTTCAGGTAAGATTGAGCGTGTTCAATCAGCAATTAAAGCCATGAGCTTAGCGCTGACTCGTGAGCAATGGTATCGTGTTTGGGTTGAATCTAAAGGTCACGGTGTGCCATAGTCTTTAATCAACGACAAAAATGGGATGCTTGTTTATCACAGCATCCCATTTTTTATGGTTATAACATAATAACTAACACTAGGCAGTTATCGTTATTTAACTAACCATTCAACCGCTTCACCAGCACGAATAGGCACAACAACATCATTACCAAAAGACATGGTTTCAGGAGTGATCCACGCTTCTTTGACTAGCGTTATCGTATCTGTATTACGTGGTAAGTTATAGAAATCAGGGCCGTTGAAACTTGCAAAAGCTTCAAGGTTATCTAATTTTCCTTCGTTCTCAAATACTTCTGTATACAATTCAATAGAAGCGTGCGCAGTATAAGAGCCAGCACAACCGCAAGCCGCTTCTTTTTTCTCTTTTGAATGAGGGGCAGAGTCTGTGCCTAAAAAGAATTTAGGGCTACCACTTGTTGCTGCTTCTATTAGAGCAAGTTGGTGTGTATTGCGTTTTAAAATTGGTAAACAATAGAAATGAGGTTTGATACCACCAACAAGCATATGATTACGATTAAATAATAAATGATGAGCCGTAATAGTTGCTGCCACATTCGGGCCTGCATTTTTAACAAAGTCTGCAGCATCTTTTGTTGTGATGTGTTCAAGAACAATTTTCAATTCAGGAAAATCATTTACGATTGGTGCTAATACGGTATCAAGGAAAGTTTTCTCGCGATCAAAAATATCAATATCATGTGTTGTCACTTCACCATGAATAAGAAGCAACATACCTTCTTCTTGCATGGTTTTTAAAATAGGGTACACCTTTTGAACATCGCTTACACCTGAATCAGAATTCGTGGTGGCACCAGCAGGGTATAATTTAGCCGCGACAATATAGCCAGTTGCTTTTGCTTTACGAATTTCATCAGAAGTTGTCTTTTCTGTTAAGTATAAAGACATGATTGGAGCGAAAGTATTAGAAGAGTTTACCGCTTGAATGCGTTCGCGATAGCTGAGAGCTTGTTCGGTTGTGATAACTGGTGGCACTAGGTTTGGCATGATTAACGCACGGCCATTATAACGACCAGAGTCACGTACAGTATCAGTTAATACGTCACCATCACGTAGATGTAAATGCCAATCATCAGGACGAGTAATTGTTAAAGTTGTCATTTGCTGCTCCCACCAGAAAAAGAAATAAGAGCCTAAGTAATTCATTGAGTTAATCGTTTGCTTAGGCGATAGGATTCTAAAGCAAAATGATTAAAACAAATAGGATAAAGTAAAAATTAATGAGCAATTTGACTTAAAAGGTAAAAGAGAACACAATCCGATCGTTTTTTGTACAAATAGAAAATATTGACTAAGAGGTCTTATGAAAAGTAATAAAAAGGCAGTCACTCCTGATCATGATCACGGGAGAGGCGTCATTAAAGACAACGCACTAAAAGCGGTGGTTACCAGCCAATTATTTACCACTCGAGTCACTAAAGCGAAAAAAGGTAAGGGGAGTTTTTCAAGAAAAGAGAAGTATAAAGGGCATAAAGAGCCCTATTCAAAAGCAGCGTAACGTCTCGTTGACTTTGAATAGGGCTTTTTTGTGACCAATGTATTAAAAAATGAGCACTAACGATTAAATAACCATCAATCAGTAAGTTAAGTGAAAGAAAGTGCTTTACGTATCCGCTCAGTGTGGCATTATCTATCTCGTTCGACGATGTGCGTACATCGTATAATGGCTATTACCTCAGCCTTCCAAGCTGATGATGCGGGTTCGATTCCCGCTGTACGCTCCAATCTCTTTATGTCTTCCTCAAGAGATTGTTCCTGATTTAAAATTCCAACTTATTGAAAATTAAGCGCTTAATGGCGTGTTTTGTCGTATCTGTTACTTTTTATCCAACTGGCATTAATTCACATCGATATAAAATCACTTCTGATTTATCCATTCGTAAGCGTGCGGGGAACTACACCTTGTCTTTTACATTCCAAGGTAAAAGTGAATCGATATCTGGCGATCCAACACATAAACGATCTAGACAATACCTAATATAATCGTAAGGGATTAATCCGTTTGCCTTTGCTGTTTCTACAATGCTGTAAAGCATTGCACTTGAATCTGCACCAGCCGTTGAACCCGAAAATAACCAGTTTTTCCGGCCGATAACAAACGGTTTAACCGCTCGCTCTGCTCGATTGTTATCAATAGATAACAATCCATCATCAATATAACGAACTAATTTATCCCATTGATTTAATGTATAGCTAATCGCCTCACCTAATTTTGTTTTAGGTGATACTCGACTAACTGCGCTATCAAGCCAATCACGGAGCTCTTTAAGTAAATCGCGGGCTTCTGTCTGCCTAGCAACATACTTGGCTTCAGGGGAAGCCTCTTTTAATAACGATTCGATCCGGTATAGCTTTTGGATTTTACTCAATACCCAATCTGCACTCCCTGTTTTCCCTTTTACTTGAACACGTTGAGCCTCAATAAATCGTCGACGTGCGTGTGCCCAACAGCCAACTAAAATCGCTTCAGTTTGTTCATAACCTTGGTAACCATCGGTATGTAAATACCCGTTATAACCTTTTAAAAAGTTAACTGGATGGTAGCCATGCCTGCTAGATTGATAATCATAAAGTACAATTCCAGGCAAAACACCAGAGCCTGGAGAATCATAGCCAGAGCAGTAGACCCACATATAACATTTTGCTTTTTCAACATCCAACACATTTACCGTTGTTTCATCACAATGCAGAGTGGGTTGTTCAAGCAAAATACGATGTAACTCGTTATTAAGAGGGGTAAATAGTACCGAGCATTTTATTAACCAATCCGCCATCGTTCGCCGTCCAATAATGATACCCCATTGCTGAAATAACGTTTCTTGACGATAAAGTGGAAGACTGTATTGAAATTTAGCCGTAATAATTTGAGCAAGTAAACTTGCGGTCGCAATCCCTTTAGGGATTGGTGACGCTGGCATTGGGGCTTGTTTAATGTCTACTGAAGTATTGTTTTTTTCACAATTTCGGCAAGCATATTTAGGACGAACATGTTGAATAACTTCCACTTTAGCTGGTACAAATTCCAACTTTTCACTGATGTCTTTACCCATCGCATGCATCTCTAGACCGCAACACTTACAAGTTTTATCTTTTATGTCGTGGATAATAACAGTACGCGGTAAGTCTTCAGGTAAGCGTTGGCGTTTTGGCTTTTGACGAGTGTAGGTAATCGTTTGTGTGTCATCATTTTCAATGATGATTTCTTCTTCTGTTTCATTGAATAAATCAAATTGAGTCGAGTCAGATTCACTGCTTTTACCAAAGCGCTGATGTTGAGCCAGTCGAAATTGCTCTAGAAGACGGTTATATTTATTTTCAAGCTGAAGCACAAGTGCTTTCAGCTCGTCAATGGTATCAGGAAGTGGTTTTATTTTATCAGTCATGTAGATGACTATATAACGATAATACAGGTAATCAATCGGTTGCCTCCTATTCTTGACTGAGAATCAACTATTTAAAGGGTTGTTTGATAATGTACCGGTTGATGTCCTAAGATATCAAAACCTTGTAATAGCAGTGTCAGTTGCTGCTCTGATAATGCTAACGTATCGTTATTTATATTTCGTGGCCATTTGAAGCGGTCTTCATCTAATCGCTTGTACCATAAAGCGAATCCTGTTTTATCCCAATACAATATTTTGAGTTTATCACGAGGCTTATTGCAAAATATAAATAGAGCATCACTAAACGGTGATAGTTGCATTTCTTGCTCAACAATCACGACAAGGCCATTAATGGCCTTGCGAAAATCGACAAAATCACGAT
Protein-coding sequences here:
- a CDS encoding c-type cytochrome, with amino-acid sequence MFTKNNSIKTLIIASTLFASTSVLAHTFNEADKAIAYRQAAFTMIAGNVSEMGEMIKGKTDWSDAIFSKRANQLSQLTLMPLDAFYVEGSDKGKTNALPKVWTNFPDFESRLAQFQEDAAALASISDKGDKDAIRKAFGKTVKNCKACHTDYKAK
- a CDS encoding aldo/keto reductase gives rise to the protein MKKVVMAPEGPEFSELVQGYWRLSDWNMTAQERLTFLKQHIELGITTVDHADIYGGYQCEALFGEALAIDPSVRDKIEIITKCDINLCTADLPNRKINHYDTSKEHILNSVNNSLSRLNINEIDVLLIHRLDILMNADEVADTFNQLQKEGKVKHVGVSNFTPSHFDLLQSRLDKPLVTNQVEINPLNFDVAHDGTLDHLQMNRIKPMAWSCLAGGDIFSGTSEQAIRVRHVLEEIKEEIGADSIDQVIYAWVAKLPSNPVPIIGSGKIERVQSAIKAMSLALTREQWYRVWVESKGHGVP
- the arfA gene encoding ribosome alternative rescue factor ArfA, giving the protein MKSNKKAVTPDHDHGRGVIKDNALKAVVTSQLFTTRVTKAKKGKGSFSRKEKYKGHKEPYSKAA
- the tnpB gene encoding IS66 family insertion sequence element accessory protein TnpB (TnpB, as the term is used for proteins encoded by IS66 family insertion elements, is considered an accessory protein, since TnpC, encoded by a neighboring gene, is a DDE family transposase.) translates to MNVFTDVSTIYLHRDFVDFRKAINGLVVIVEQEMQLSPFSDALFIFCNKPRDKLKILYWDKTGFALWYKRLDEDRFKWPRNINNDTLALSEQQLTLLLQGFDILGHQPVHYQTTL
- a CDS encoding NUDIX hydrolase, whose protein sequence is MRILNITTHPDLEHLDNQKILQRNATRAIILKGEEILLLYTERYHDYSLPGGGIDEGEDVIAGLVREIEEETGAKNISNIVPFGIYEEFRPWYKHECNVLHMISYCYTCNADRTLGETSYESYEIRNGMRPVWINIHEAIAHNEHILINSDKKGMSIERETFLLHLIVKECL
- a CDS encoding mechanosensitive ion channel family protein, with the translated sequence MTPFLNWWNALLNFQENDWVQNVLVITLFSAFLWVVWRIVVNRLQHITKKTSLPWDDAVITALSSPVSLIIWVWPATASFKIMLSGHLKLVPDWIPTLQVFILVWGFIWTALRLTTLIEKQVLTNQKHDITTVLALGKVVRLIFISLGLLSLMQGIGLSLSGLLTFGGVGGLVVGLAAKDLLSNFFGGMMIYFDRPFKVGDWIRSPDRSIEGTVETIGWRMTVIRTFDKRPLYVPNSVFSSIVVENPSRMLNRRIKEDIGIRYDDISNIEQIVIEVKAMLVNHEGIDSNQTLIVNFNGFGPSSLDLLVYTFTKTVNWIEYHHVKQDVLIKIGDIIAQHGAEIAFPTQTLKIEQLPAN
- a CDS encoding IS66-like element ISVsa2 family transposase, which gives rise to MTDKIKPLPDTIDELKALVLQLENKYNRLLEQFRLAQHQRFGKSSESDSTQFDLFNETEEEIIIENDDTQTITYTRQKPKRQRLPEDLPRTVIIHDIKDKTCKCCGLEMHAMGKDISEKLEFVPAKVEVIQHVRPKYACRNCEKNNTSVDIKQAPMPASPIPKGIATASLLAQIITAKFQYSLPLYRQETLFQQWGIIIGRRTMADWLIKCSVLFTPLNNELHRILLEQPTLHCDETTVNVLDVEKAKCYMWVYCSGYDSPGSGVLPGIVLYDYQSSRHGYHPVNFLKGYNGYLHTDGYQGYEQTEAILVGCWAHARRRFIEAQRVQVKGKTGSADWVLSKIQKLYRIESLLKEASPEAKYVARQTEARDLLKELRDWLDSAVSRVSPKTKLGEAISYTLNQWDKLVRYIDDGLLSIDNNRAERAVKPFVIGRKNWLFSGSTAGADSSAMLYSIVETAKANGLIPYDYIRYCLDRLCVGSPDIDSLLPWNVKDKV
- a CDS encoding DUF3820 family protein, producing the protein MFTKEQIVKLTQMKMPFGKYGGRVLIDLPEEYLLWFERKNGFPKGELGELMALCLAMKIEGLDEVIRPLKYRS
- the pyrC gene encoding dihydroorotase codes for the protein MTTLTITRPDDWHLHLRDGDVLTDTVRDSGRYNGRALIMPNLVPPVITTEQALSYRERIQAVNSSNTFAPIMSLYLTEKTTSDEIRKAKATGYIVAAKLYPAGATTNSDSGVSDVQKVYPILKTMQEEGMLLLIHGEVTTHDIDIFDREKTFLDTVLAPIVNDFPELKIVLEHITTKDAADFVKNAGPNVAATITAHHLLFNRNHMLVGGIKPHFYCLPILKRNTHQLALIEAATSGSPKFFLGTDSAPHSKEKKEAACGCAGSYTAHASIELYTEVFENEGKLDNLEAFASFNGPDFYNLPRNTDTITLVKEAWITPETMSFGNDVVVPIRAGEAVEWLVK
- a CDS encoding IS982-like element ISVsa6 family transposase; the encoded protein is MNKLVDIFCDVDDFCYQFLSQWEKYLVEASERKRKRQSVMSTSECMTIVIAFHQSNHRDFKNFYIGLVHQYWKGYFPNLLSYTRFVSKMPSLIAPMCAYFQSIKGKPTGIAFVDSTSLKVCHNIRIPRHKVFDGVAKRGKGTMGWFFGFKLHLLINHLGEIISLKITAGNVNDRTPVPDLCKELSGKLYADKGYIGKKLSESLKNSDVDLVTTSRKNMKAKEISAFDKAMLSKRYIIETINDQLKNISQIEHSRHRSVTGFMLNVISGVVAYCLKKQKPRIKLSECEFELILA
- a CDS encoding cytochrome b/b6 domain-containing protein, whose amino-acid sequence is MKIWDSFIRVYHWSQVVLLGSLWYTADEGLMEWHFALAYLLMVFLLTRIVWGIIGSDTAKFTHFITSPKKAITYLKARKASHAIGHNPAGGYMVLGLFFLLTLQLVTGLFSNDDILSEGPLASLVSYDTSSFLTTIHHQSFDVLLGFIGLHIAAVLFYRIKGINLILPMFTGSADLTGNAPKMKHTLIAWLIFAVILSFVYYFWASEVLNYLF